A window of Citrus sinensis cultivar Valencia sweet orange chromosome 7, DVS_A1.0, whole genome shotgun sequence contains these coding sequences:
- the LOC102620656 gene encoding uncharacterized protein LOC102620656 isoform X3, whose product MVAEKVYFPGIMDRNSSLPVSCSCFQLLKPSFDEVNHHCSLDVLPILIEEASFPEKQECPFHSSHVQDVYGISVLPDEGNTSPNCTSQLTFLSFLEVPFPSKSRTSLDTQLDCHKCIDLQMKSADAYSSCIVDINIEKENLETLKSNDETFGSIKSEGVHMQKVLQRQASLNIDKSPTERTHDAPTNRWRRYRRAASFDSRKVVLLFSILSSLGTLILIYLTLRVRQNGDGFNHV is encoded by the exons ATGGTTGCT GAAAAAGTTTACTTTCCGGGGATTATGGATAGGAACAGCAGTCTACCTGTGAGCTGTTCGTGTTTTCAGTTGCTGAAACCAAGTTTTGATGAGGTCAATCATCACTGTTCTCTGG ATGTTTTGCCTATTCTAATTGAGGAGGCTTCTTTTCCAGAGAAACAAGAGTGCCCCTTTCACAGTTCTCAT GTTCAAGACGTCTACGGCATTTCAGTGTTGCCTGATGAAGGAAACACGAGCCCAAATTGTACATCACAGTTAACTTTTTTGAGCTTTCTTGAAGTTCCCTTCCCATCTAAAAGTCGGACAAGCCTGGATACCCAACTAGATTGCCACAAGTGCATCGATCTACAGATGAAAAGTGCAGATGCTTATTCATCATGTATTGTGGACATAAATATTGAGAAGGAAAATTTGGAAACACTTAAGTCCAATGATGAGACTTTTGGCAGTATAAAAAGCGAGGGTGTT CATATGCAGAAGGTGTTGCAGAGACAAGCAAGCTTAAATATAG ATAAATCACCAACTGAGAGGACACATGACGCACCCACTAACAGGTGGAGAAGATACAGACGTGCTGCCTCATTTGATTCAAGAAAAGTGGTCCTCCTGTTCTCTATCTT GTCAAGCTTGGGGACATTAATTTTGATCTATCTGACTCTGAGAGTTAGGCAGAACGGTGACGGTTTCAATCATGTTTAA
- the LOC102620656 gene encoding uncharacterized protein LOC102620656 isoform X1: MKSPSISTICYNEKVYFPGIMDRNSSLPVSCSCFQLLKPSFDEVNHHCSLDVLPILIEEASFPEKQECPFHSSHVQDVYGISVLPDEGNTSPNCTSQLTFLSFLEVPFPSKSRTSLDTQLDCHKCIDLQMKSADAYSSCIVDINIEKENLETLKSNDETFGSIKSEGVHMQKVLQRQASLNIDKSPTERTHDAPTNRWRRYRRAASFDSRKVVLLFSILSSLGTLILIYLTLRVRQNGDGFNHV, encoded by the exons ATGAAATCTCCTTCAATTTCAACTATTTGTTACAAT GAAAAAGTTTACTTTCCGGGGATTATGGATAGGAACAGCAGTCTACCTGTGAGCTGTTCGTGTTTTCAGTTGCTGAAACCAAGTTTTGATGAGGTCAATCATCACTGTTCTCTGG ATGTTTTGCCTATTCTAATTGAGGAGGCTTCTTTTCCAGAGAAACAAGAGTGCCCCTTTCACAGTTCTCAT GTTCAAGACGTCTACGGCATTTCAGTGTTGCCTGATGAAGGAAACACGAGCCCAAATTGTACATCACAGTTAACTTTTTTGAGCTTTCTTGAAGTTCCCTTCCCATCTAAAAGTCGGACAAGCCTGGATACCCAACTAGATTGCCACAAGTGCATCGATCTACAGATGAAAAGTGCAGATGCTTATTCATCATGTATTGTGGACATAAATATTGAGAAGGAAAATTTGGAAACACTTAAGTCCAATGATGAGACTTTTGGCAGTATAAAAAGCGAGGGTGTT CATATGCAGAAGGTGTTGCAGAGACAAGCAAGCTTAAATATAG ATAAATCACCAACTGAGAGGACACATGACGCACCCACTAACAGGTGGAGAAGATACAGACGTGCTGCCTCATTTGATTCAAGAAAAGTGGTCCTCCTGTTCTCTATCTT GTCAAGCTTGGGGACATTAATTTTGATCTATCTGACTCTGAGAGTTAGGCAGAACGGTGACGGTTTCAATCATGTTTAA
- the LOC102620656 gene encoding uncharacterized protein LOC102620656 isoform X2 encodes MAANSCNEEKVYFPGIMDRNSSLPVSCSCFQLLKPSFDEVNHHCSLDVLPILIEEASFPEKQECPFHSSHVQDVYGISVLPDEGNTSPNCTSQLTFLSFLEVPFPSKSRTSLDTQLDCHKCIDLQMKSADAYSSCIVDINIEKENLETLKSNDETFGSIKSEGVHMQKVLQRQASLNIDKSPTERTHDAPTNRWRRYRRAASFDSRKVVLLFSILSSLGTLILIYLTLRVRQNGDGFNHV; translated from the exons ATGGCTGCCAATTCTTGCAATGag GAAAAAGTTTACTTTCCGGGGATTATGGATAGGAACAGCAGTCTACCTGTGAGCTGTTCGTGTTTTCAGTTGCTGAAACCAAGTTTTGATGAGGTCAATCATCACTGTTCTCTGG ATGTTTTGCCTATTCTAATTGAGGAGGCTTCTTTTCCAGAGAAACAAGAGTGCCCCTTTCACAGTTCTCAT GTTCAAGACGTCTACGGCATTTCAGTGTTGCCTGATGAAGGAAACACGAGCCCAAATTGTACATCACAGTTAACTTTTTTGAGCTTTCTTGAAGTTCCCTTCCCATCTAAAAGTCGGACAAGCCTGGATACCCAACTAGATTGCCACAAGTGCATCGATCTACAGATGAAAAGTGCAGATGCTTATTCATCATGTATTGTGGACATAAATATTGAGAAGGAAAATTTGGAAACACTTAAGTCCAATGATGAGACTTTTGGCAGTATAAAAAGCGAGGGTGTT CATATGCAGAAGGTGTTGCAGAGACAAGCAAGCTTAAATATAG ATAAATCACCAACTGAGAGGACACATGACGCACCCACTAACAGGTGGAGAAGATACAGACGTGCTGCCTCATTTGATTCAAGAAAAGTGGTCCTCCTGTTCTCTATCTT GTCAAGCTTGGGGACATTAATTTTGATCTATCTGACTCTGAGAGTTAGGCAGAACGGTGACGGTTTCAATCATGTTTAA